From the Saimiri boliviensis isolate mSaiBol1 chromosome X, mSaiBol1.pri, whole genome shotgun sequence genome, one window contains:
- the SPIN4 gene encoding spindlin-4 yields the protein MSPPTVPPIGVDGVSAYLMKKRHTHRKQRRKPTFLTRRNIVGCRIQHGWKEGNEPVEQWKGTVLEQVSVKPTLYIIKYDGKDSVYGLELHRDKRVLALEILPERVPTPRIDSRLADSLIGKAVGHVFEGEHGTKDEWKGMVLARAPVMDTWFYITYEKDPVLYMYTLLDDYKDGDLRIIPDSNYYFPTAEREPGEVLDSLVGKQVEHAKDDGSKRTGIFIHQVVAKPSVYFIKFDDDIHIYVYGLVKTP from the coding sequence ATGTCTCCTCCGACTGTGCCTCCGATAGGGGTAGATGGTGTGTCTGCATACCTGATGAAGAAAAGGCACACCCACAGGAAGCAACGGCGCAAGCCCACTTTCCTCACTCGTAGGAACATCGTGGGCTGCCGCATTCAACACGGCTGGAAGGAAGGCAACGAGCCAGTGGAGCAGTGGAAGGGCACTGTGCTCGAGCAGGTTTCCGTGAAGCCCACTCTCTATATCATTAAATACGATGGCAAAGATAGTGTGTATGGACTAGAACTGCACCGCGATAAGAGAGTTTTAGCGCTAGAGATACTTCCTGAGAGAGTGCCAACTCCTCGAATCGATTCACGACTGGCAGATTCCCTGATTGGCAAGGCCGTGGGGCATGTGTTTGAAGGTGAGCATGGTACAAAGGATGAATGGAAGGGTATGGTCCTGGCGCGAGCTCCTGTGATGGATACTTGGTTTTACATCACCTACGAGAAAGATCCTGTTCTCTATATGTACACGCTGCTTGATGACTACAAAGATGGTGACCTACGCATCATTCCAGATTCCAACTACTATTTCCCTACAGCAGAACGGGAGCCTGGAGAGGTGCTCGACAGTCTCGTGGGCAAGCAGGTGGAGCATGCCAAAGATGACGGGTCCAAGAGAACTGGCATTTTTATACATCAAGTGGTGGCAAAGCCATCTGTCTACTTCATTAAGTTTGATGATGATATTCACATTTATGTCTATGGTTTGGTGAAAACTCCCTAA